A single region of the Rattus rattus isolate New Zealand chromosome 8, Rrattus_CSIRO_v1, whole genome shotgun sequence genome encodes:
- the Ireb2 gene encoding iron-responsive element-binding protein 2, which produces MDSPSAGYTFEYLIETLNGSSQKKFFNVPKLGGTKYDILPYSIRVLLEAAVRNCDGFLMKKEDVINILDWKTKQSNVEVPFFPARVVLQDFTGIPAMVDFAAMREAVKTLGGDPKKVHPACPTDLTVDHSLQIDFSKCAIQNAPNPGGGDLQKAGKLSPLKVQPKKLPCRGQTTCRGSCDSGELSRNSGTFSSQIENTPVLCPFHLQPVPEPETVLKNQEVEFGRNRERLQFFKWSSGAFKNVAVIPPGTGMAHQVNLEHLSRVVFEEADLLFPDSVIGTDSHITMVNGLGILGWGVGGIETEAVMLGLPVTLTLPEVVGCELTGSSNAFVTSIDIVLGITKHLRQVGVAGKFVEFFGSGVSQLSIVDRTTIANMCPEYGAILSFFPVDNVTLRHLEHTGFDKTKLESMEEYLKAVKLFRNDENSSEPEYSQVIQINLNSIVASVSGPKRPQDRVAVTDMKSDFQACLNEKVGFKGFQVAAEKQNDTVSVRYDGSEYKLSHGSVVIAAVISCTNNCNPSVMLAAGLLAKKAVETGLRVKPYIRTSLSPGSGMVTHYLSSSGVLPYLSKLGFEIVGYGCSTCVGNTAPLSEAILNAVKQGDLVTCGVLSGNKNFEGRLCDCVRANYLASPPLVVAYAIAGTVNIDFQTEPLGTDSTGKNIYLHDIWPSREEVHQIEEEHVILSMFKALKEKVEMGNKRWNSLDAPESVLFPWDVKSTYIRCPSFFDKLTKEPAAFQPIENAHVLLYLGDSVTTDHISPAGSIARSSAAAKYLTNRGLTPREFNSYGARRGNDAVMTRGTFANIKLFNKFIGKPAPKTIHFPSGQTLDVFEAAELYQKEGIPLIILAGKKYGSGNSRDWAAKGPYLLGVKAVLAESYEKIHKDHLIGIGIAPLEFLPGENADSLGLSGREVFSLSFPEELFPGITLNIKTSTGKEFSVIAAFENDVEITLYKHGGLLNFVARKFL; this is translated from the exons ATATTCTGCCTTACTCAATACGGGTCCTATTGGAAGCTGCTGTACGAAATTGTGAtggatttttaatgaaaaaggaagatgttataaacattttggactggaaaaccaaacaaagcaatgtTGAAGTGCCCTTTTTCCCCGCCCGTGTTGTTCTTCAAGATTTCAC tgGAATACCGGCAATGGTGGATTTTGCTGCTATGAGGGAGGCAGTGAAAACTCTTGGAGGTGATCCTAAGAAAGTCCACCCTGCCTGTCCGACAGATCTCACAGTTGACCACTCTTTACAGATTGACTTCAGTAAATG TGCAATACAGAATGCACCAAATCCTGGAGGTGGTGACCTACAGAAAGCGGGAAAGCTCTCTCCACTTAAAGTACAGCCTAAGAAGCTTCCATGTCGAGGCCAGACTACCTGCCGGGGATCGTGTGATTCTGGAGAACTAAGCCGAAACTCAGGAACATTTTCTTCGCAGATTGAGAATACGCCTGTCCTGTGTCCCTTTCATTTGCAACCAGTGCCTGA ACCTGAGACGGtgttaaaaaatcaagaagtAGAATTTGGCAGAAATCGAGAGAGGCTTCAATTTTTCAAG TGGAGCTCAGGAGCTTTTAAGAATGTGGCAGTCAtccctcctggaactggaatggcTCATCAAGTGAACTTAGAACATTTGTCGAGAGTAGTGTTTGAAGAAGCTGACCTGCTCTTCCCAGACAGCGTAATTGGCACAGATTCTCATATAACCATGGTGAATGGATTGGGAATTCTTGGGTGGG GAGTTGGAGGCATTGAGACAGAGGCAGTTATGCTTGGCCTGCCAGTTACTCTTACTTTACCAGAGGTGGTTGGATGTGAGCTAACTGGGTCATCCAATGCTTTTGTTACATCCATAGATATTGTCCTAGGCATTACAAAG CACCTCAGGCAAGTAGGCGTGGCTGGAAAGTTTGTTGAGTTCTTTGGAAGTGGAGTTTCACAATTATCTATTGTTGATAGAACTACTATAGCAAACATGTGTCCCGAGTATGGTGCTATCCTCAGCTTTTTCCCTGTTGACAATGTGACACTACGACATTTAGAACATACAG GttttgacaaaaccaaacttgAGTCAATGGAAGAATACCTTAAAGCTGTGAAATTGTTTCGAAATGATGAGAATTCTTCAGAACCTGAATATTCTCAG GTGATACAGATTAATCTGAATTCAATAGTTGCATCTGTCAGTGGTCCAAAAAGGCCTCAGGATAGAGTTGCTGTAACAGATATGAAAAGTGATTTTCAGGCTTGCTTAAATGAAAAG GTTGGATTTAAAGGCTTCCAAGTTgcagcagaaaaacaaaatgatactGTCTCAGTTCGTTATGATGGAAGTGAGTATAAGCTGTCCCATGGGTCCGTGGTCATTGCTGCGGTTATCAGTTGTACCAATAACTGCAATCCATCAGTGATGCTCGCTGCAG GTCTTTTGGCTAAAAAGGCTGTTGAAACTGGTCTACGAGTTAAACCTTATATAAGAACAAGTTTGTCTCCAGGCAGTGGGATGGTTACACATTACCTCAGTTCAAGTGGAGTGTTACCCTACCTTAGCAAGCTAGG GTTTGAAATAGTTGGCTATGGATGTTCAACGTGTGTAGGAAATACAGCACCTTTATCAGAAGCAATTTTGAATGCAGTCAAACAG GGTGATTTGGTTACCTGTGGAGTTTTATCTGGAAACAAAAATTTCGAAGGTCGTCTTTGTGATTGTGTCCGTGCTAATTATCTTGCCTCTCCACCCTTAGTGGTGGCTTACGCCATAGCAGGCACAGTGAATATAGATTTCCAGACAGAGCCATTAG GTACTGACTCTACAGGCAAGAACATTTACCTGCATGACATTTGGCCTAGTCGAGAAGAAGTTCATCAGATAGAAGAAGAACATGTTATTTTGTCCATGTTTAAAGCACTGAAAGAGAAAGTAGAG ATGGGAAATAAACGGTGGAATTCCTTAGACGCTCCAGAGTCAGTGTTGTTTCCGTGGGATGTTAAGTCTACTTACATCAGATGCCCTTCATTTTTTGATAAACTT accaAAGAACCAGCTGCATTCCAGCCTATTGAAAATGCCCATGTCCTGTTGTATTTGGGAGACTCTGTCACTACAGACCACATATCACCTGCTGGAAGTATTGCTAGGAGCAGTGCTGCTGCTAAGTACTTGACAAACAgagg CCTTACTCCCCGAGAGTTCAACTCTTATGGAGCCCGAAGAGGTAATGATGCTGTGATGACAAGAGGCACGTTTGCAAACATCAAGCTTTTTAATAAGTTTATTGGGAAGCCAGCTCCCAAAACAATTCATTTTCCATCAGGACAGACG CTCGATGTATTTGAAGCTGCAGAACTATACCAAAAAGAAGGTATCCCACTGATAATTTTAGCAGGAAAAAAATATGGTTCAGGAAATTCAAGAGACTGGGCTGCGAAAGGACCCTATTTGCTG GGTGTAAAGGCTGTTTTGGCTGAAAGCTATGAAAAGATACACAAAGATCATTTGATTGGAATTGGTATAGCGCCACTTGAGTTCCTCCCAGGAGAAAATGCAGATTCCTTGGGCCTCTCTGGCAGAGAagtattttctttatcatttcctGAAGAACTCTTTCCTGGAATTACGTTAAATATAAAG acgAGCACTGGCAAAGAGTTCAGCGTGATTGCAGCATTTGAAAATGATGTGGAGATAACTTTGTACAAACATGGAGGATTGTTAAACTTTGTGGCTCGAAAATTCTTATAG